TTGGATCTTGTGTGCTCGTGGCTTTCACATGGCAAGCAGAGCAAGACTCAAAACGGATTAAATTCTGCGACGAACTCGTACCGAACATAAACTTATCCGAGTGACGAGCGACTCAAAGAGGCACTCTTTGTCATTTCAGGGTCTCATGTTGTTTGAGTTTGGTCGAGTGAAAGCTTCTGCCCTTCCATGTTTAGTTCGCGCGGACTATAGGCTCGGTCAAGGATGGGGTGCTGCGAATCGGAGTGGTTGAAAACATGAGGAAAGAGAACTACATGGTCGAAATAATACCGAGTAACCATTGCATCTCATCCGAGACCTAGGCTGCCACTCCGGTGAAGATGGATTAGTTCTCAATCACAGAAGAGCAATAGTTAAACAAGGCAGCAGGCGGGTGAATTGAATCGAGTAAGTTACTCTCCTATGTGGATGTGCGTTACTAATGACAAATTGCGGATAAGCGACCCATCACAGCCTGGGTCGGCTCAGCGTTTATCGTGGTGTCTAAAAAGCGGCCATCCCATGATCCCCAAGGACGAACAAAGCATTATCGACCCTAGATATAATATCAACGGCTCGAACCGCCCGAGTCCATACCCCGACCCAACAGCCCCCGCCATGAGCGGTGCAGAAATAGGCCCCGTCAGAATGTTCCCGACCCCCTTGCCGAACGCCATGAACCCGTACACCGGCCCCGGGTCGTCCGCCAAGATGGACCCGAATTTGGGCCACAGGCAGGGAAACCCGCCCGTTGCCAGGCCGAACACCAACGAGAAGGTCATCAGGGGCGCCAGGGAGGACGCGTATCCCCATATCGCGAAGctcgcgacgccggcggcgaaggacgaggcgaagacgaggatcAGTACGTTGTTGACGCGGTCCGAGACGTAGCCGAGCGCGAGttggccgacgatgacggcgaggttgttggcggcgaggagcagggcgcCCATCGTCCCCGAGAGGCCGAGGGCCGTCGCGTATGTCGGGAGGTACAGCGAGGGGATGTAGTAGCCcagcgcctcgaggaggTTCGCGAGGGCGAAGCAGTAGAAGAGCGGGTTCCGGAAGAAACCAAAGTCGATCCTCCGGAGGGCAGCCTGTTTTGAGACGGGCAGGCGGCCcttgaggagggggatgacgggcaggacgacgacgaactgCGCGGCGCCCATGGCTCGCAGCGTCGTCTGGTAGCCGTACCGTGACAAGAGAAGATCCATGAGAAAGGGGAGACCGACGCCGCtgcagccggcgccggcggacaTGATACCAAAGGCGAACCCACGGCGCCGGACGAACCACTCGTTCAGCATGCGGAGGACGGGGTAGTTGAGAAGCATGAAGGCGAGGCCGTATAGCACGCCCTGAGTCGCGATCAGGCCCGGGACGGTCGTCgtgaaggaggcggcgatgagggaCGCGACGCAGCCGAgccagccgacgacgatcATGTGCCGCTGCCAGGCCTGGAagcgggcgacgagggggagggcgaCGGGACCCCCGAGGTAGTAGATGCTGGTGGCGACGgtgccgatgacggcgatgttGGAGTCGTTTCGGAAGTCGGGGTGTTTCGAGTAGTAGTCCTGGAAGACGCCGTAGGACACTGGGAAACCTGACgcagggagagaggaagaaacgGTCTGTTAGCAAGGGGCTCTCTACAAGGTCTTCTGGACAAGGTAGAACTCACCCCAGAgaacggcctcgacgacgaaggctCCGAGGAGAAACTTCCACGCGGGCATCCCTTCGTCGGCACGCGGGAGGCTTTGGGCCATGTAGCCATCTTCGTTTCCGTCCTGGCTGCTCGTGAAAGCCTCCAGCTGCGTATTATCGGTCTGTTCCGGCATGCTGTTGAGGTAGTCGATGACGGACAATCTGTGAGAATGAGGTGACGATGACAGCGATGATGATATCGCTACTAATATAAGAGAGTAAAGGTTACAGAGAGAGTGCCGGGTGAAAGCGTTGAAAAAACTGACCCGAAACCAGGAAGTGTTTGTTTGTTATAAGAAAGAAATGCTTCAAAGGGTTTTACGGCCGTTGGTTGCTTGCTCAACCCCACGTTGGCACATATTTTTGAGCCGGTTAATTGTGTATCCGGCCCTCTAATGCAGTCCCGTCGCAATATGACGCGAATGACGCAAACTATCATGCATGTTGTATGTCGCTGGTTGTCAACAATCTCGATCCATGTCACCAACCGACTAACGGCGGGTCGATCTGAGTGACAATGTCTCTCCCGACATGCATTTGACTCAACTACCGTTGTTATGAGCATCATCAAGTCCATCACCCGTTGCAAAGGTGGTAGGCGCTCTATGTCAGTCGTTTTAGAGACTTTGAGTCTCTGCTTGGGCAGATGATCCAACATGCGTGTTTGAGGTGAATACACTTTACAGAAGTGCCGTGACCACCAGACCTACCACACAGCACCGCAGAAACTTGGTGTAGTAGTAGTCATTGACCGTGGCATCAAGAACTACAAACGTGTCTCGTCGGCAGCGCTTAAGAGCAAGAGGGGGGCCCGGTCACCAGGAATCACGAAATCCGTTCCTCATCATATCACAGCCGTAACTATCACAGACAAACCCATGGCTATCGTGATGGGCCATGCTCAGAAAACAGTTCCTGCTCGGCTGCCATTGTGTTGAGTTCGAATTCAAAACGCTAGAGGCCGCTCATAGCCAAACTTACCCGCAACGAGAAAAGATTCTGGCACTGCAAGTAATGAGGACCCCAAGTTGAGTAGAAACTTGTCGCATCGCTCGTCTAGCTATCTCGTCTATAATCGAAAGGTAAAGTAACAACAAGAAACCAAGGATAAAGAACCCAGTTGTTTCCACATTTGCGAGACAGCGCAGCCAGCTCTACCAAAACGCCGGTCACCCTGCCACCGGAACGCCCACCGCAGCGCAGTTGGCGTCGAAAGCAGCTGCGGGGCCCAGGCTCGTGCGCGTCTGGTTCTCGAACGCAAGGCGGttgacgttgccgccgtcgacctggtACGGGGCCCACGTCTCGTTGCCGTTGAACTGCAAAAGACCGGCGTTGGGGTTCTTCGCGAAGGCGGCCCAGGCGCCCCGGAAGTAGAAGCCCGTATCGGTCTCCTGCGGCGTGCTGGCGACCGGGGACTGGGGCGTCGTGTCGAACAGGACAGGGAGCTGCGCGCGTCATTTGAACATCAGCCTCTCGAAACCAATGCCTTGGCTGGTCTTTACAACGGCGAAGAAGCGCAGAGGGGGTTAGATGTTACTCACCTCTGACGTGTGCCAGGCTCCGCTGCTGGGTGTTGTGCTCAGAACCATGTTGGGAAAGTTTCCAAAGTAACGATACCGCCATGTCGGAtggccggccgcggccgcccgcgtcgccctcctcgccgccgggcaTTCAAAGGAGACGAGGTTGAGCCCGGCCCAGGCTGTCTCGTTGAACGTCGGGGCCGCGAGCTTGAACAGGCCGgcctcgttgtcgtcgttgccgacGATGTAGCCCCCATTTGCCGATGCCCGACCGCTGTAGTCGGCGAAAACGAGCGTGTCGTCCACGACGGGCGCGAAGAAGGTTCCGCCGGGGGCGCCAGTGCCGCTCGCCGCGATGCCGTTGACGATTTCCGCCGGGGTCTTGAGGAGCATGCAGTTGTTGACGGTCATGAGCTCCGTCTGGGCGTCGCCgcagccgacggcggcggtgatgctGAACCACTTGGCGTTGACGGACTGATTGGTGAAGATGCCGAACCCGTTGGCGGTGCCACTCATGGCGATGAAGCCGTTCGCGATGGGGTCAGACGCGAACGCGTACGAGTAGTAGTCGACCAAGGAACCCCCGGCAGACTGCCCGAAGAGGGTGATCCTGTTGACGTCGCCACCAAACTTGTCGATGTTCTCACGCACCCATTGTACAGCCATTCGGacatcaagaaggccgagatTCGGGGCCGAGGCAGGGTTGCCCGGAAACCCAAAGACATTGAGACGGTAGCTACGTTGTGTCAGGTTAGCGGTGACAATCTCATCAACCATGGTTCTTGTCAGGCATAGTTACTTCAAGGACACCAAGATTACATCGCTTTGGTCCGTTATGAACTGTCCGTTGGTTGCGGGGACGCGAGAGCTTCCTACAAGCCAAATTGGATTAGCCTCTAGCCCTGTCTGCAGGATCAACATGCCCATAGGCAAAAGGCTATACTTGCCCAACATAAAGGCACCGCCGTGAATCCAAACCAtcacggccttcttctcctcgcccaCCTGCGGCTTGGTCCACACATTCAGCGTTAGGCAGTCCTCGCTTTGAGAGCCGGGGTCGGCGAGCACCCCAAGCACAGAAACGGCCGAGGTGGGAACACCGAGATTGGCGAAGCCGTCGGGAATGCTGGCGTTGACTGTTGGCTGCATACATTGGTGTCCCTGATCCGGGTTCCGTTAGTATTGCTCTTCAAATCGCACACTCCTCTTCACTGCGGCAAGACGAAGTCTGATGGCGCTCAGCTTACAAAGGTAGAGCCGTTGATGGTCGAAGATCCGGTAAACTTGGCAGGAGGCTGGAAGCGCAGGTTGCCAACAGGCGGTTGGGCGTACGGGATGCCCAAGTACTCGGAGACCTAATTGGTGTTTCCATCAGTGAGTATGTGTTCCAATGGCCCTATTCCGTGCAGTACCAACTTGAGAAGCAGTGGATGCGGCATGTCCCTGGACGAGTCCGCTGGTGGTCTGGACCGGCTGGCCAATGACCCAAGAGACGGCCCGGATGGGagtggcggcgacgagactCGACGACAGAACCACGACCCCCAGAGCGTCAATGACGGTGTTTCGTACCCTCATGGTGAAGTGTTGATGAGAGACTGACTGTAGTGCCAAGACCGGGGTGCCAGGGCCGGGTGCCCCAGAAAACCGGGAAACTGGATACTTAAAAGTGAGTGGGATTACGAGAGGAACTGCCAGGATCAAATTTGGGAATCCTGATGAACAGGGACATAGTGTATACCTATAGAATGCAGACGAACCAGTCTAAGGTTTCCCGGTCGGcaggagggaaaaaagagatTCAGTAGCCGCTGGTCAAGACGGCCtgtcctcctctcctctcctatctcttcccctccctcctcaaATCTGACACATCCCGCCTTGACGATCCGGGCACTATCCTCTAGCCGAGAGGAACATCAGAGGCAACAGTCGACTCGGGGAGAACAGTCACACCTTCCGAGCCCGGTGACGCCTGGGCTTCTCcagtcgtcgaggccgagagtGTGTCAGTCTTGCAGTAGCGCCGCAGCACGACTTACCAACATTGAGATGAACTGTGAGACGGTGGATGCAGGGGTAGCCGGTTGCCGGCAGCTTGGCCGGCGTCGGGGAGGTTCCACGCGGAGAAAGTTTGTCGTTTGCGATGTTTGTGTTCCATTTCCTGTTTATGCTTTGCGTTCGGCGACATCACTTGTCCCTCGTTTTGTTTCGTCCGAGGCATGCGGCTTGGTACTACTACAAAATCCGCCGTGATGGTCCTGGACATGGAGTCTCTGTCCGTAGACATCTTCTCCGCCTTTCACAGCTAGTTTTCTTTCTTTGTTGTATTGGCTGCTAGTCAAGTAGACGATTTGCTCAATGTCAAAAGCTTGCTTCCATTGGGCTCTGGCTTGTTTGTCGCAACCAACGATCTTCATAACCACGCTTTGATCTCTTGCCCACTATCCCAGCCCAGGTGCTTTGCACGGACTTGCCGCCGCCTTGTTGGCACTACGGACGGCAACTTGTTTAGTAGATGAAGGGCCTGATGTGCTGGATGATGAGTCGCCGACCACCCACAGCCACGCCAAACTCTCGCCGCAGCGTGGAGATGACGGTGCCCCATCCGAGCCATCCTTTCACTTCTCCCCACCACCCGAACCCTACTTCTCAACCCCTGCAATACTCGCAATGTGTCAGTGACGGCAGTTGGTAACATCCGAGCCACCGCTACAACGTATTTAGGATACTGTACTGTCACCGCTCGACGAGTGAAAAAGAAGTAAAAGAGGTTCAAGTAGATCAGACCGCTGAAGCGGAGAGCGTCTTGGCTTGCGCCGTGCTCTAGCTGCGATTATTTTAACTTCGCGGCCCGCGCCTAGTCTTTCCTGATGCGGCATGTTGAAGCGCCAGGTCATCACATTGGAAAATGCTGGGGAAAAGGGCAGAACACTCCAACCTCGCGTCGTTCTAACCACTGGCGATGTCGTGCCTTGTCGGTCGAAGCGAAAACTCCTCGATTTTTACCTGTCCATCAAAGCAGCACACGTGATATAGAGACTCTCTCCATGGCGAGTCCGGGAACGGCCCCCCTCTCAATTCCTCATCCATCCTCTCGACGGACTAGGTAAAGGGGAAGGAAGCGTGGTAGCACCAATCACGCTGACAGCACAGTAGAATGTTTTCATCGTCGTAAGAGACACCGGAATAGTCTCAAAGTTAAACATCAGACAATTGTTTTCTTAGCCGTAACTACCTCTCCCTGGCCAAGGTCCTATGAGTCAGACTCGATCTGTTTTGCCAATGCATTAGTTTCTCAACCCATTCTACAGAACCCACTAACATACAACTTTAATGCTCTTAATCTCATTCGCTTCCTATACACGTAAGTTCTAAGGTTTAAGTCCTGCAGGAGGCAGCTGCTCCACTTATACTTTATTAAGACATACCTACTATGTGATTAGAAGGTTCTAGGAGAGTAGTTCTACACGTGCTAGCTAGCAGGCACAAACTAGGGGGTGCGTGGTAGGAAGTAAAGTGTTGATTGCGGGCAGCAATTAACAGTGTTTTTTTTGCGACAGAATAGATATTGGGTGAAAAGACTGTTGATCATTCTTGATTCCTAGACGTATGGTGCTCGTCCTACCGCCACATCCAGTCACCCAATTCTCTGATATACCTTTGTCAACTCACGACATAAACTCCCATGCTCAACGATTGCGGACGATCACCTCTTTTCTATTCGCCAAATGACGACATGTGGATGACTCGCTCGCTTCGCCATCACGCCGACTCAGTTAGCACACAGACATCTCCCCGGCCAATCTCCCCACCCCCTGACCATCTCCTATTCATCAACACAGTTCCGGCGTGACTACTGAACGGAGAACTTGTTGCGCTCATGACTCGCACTGGGTCTATAGCCAAAAGTCCACATCCCATTCGACAGCGCTCAAGAACACGATGCAGACGCAACAGGCGTTTGCGGCCTCTCATACGACGGTGGATCGGGCCATATAGTAAGGGAACAGCAGGAACGGAGTAATTGATGGGTAACCAATCTCCAGAAGGATGCCTGACAAATGGTCGACGAGCCGGCGACCTCGGATCCTCTTGCTCGCCATCAGACCCCATTCAACGATGCCAAAATCCCCTGGCGACCACAGGGTTGATGTTTTGCGTATTGGTTTAATTGGAGCTCGGTTTCGGGCACTCACTTGAGGACCGACATTTCGGGTCTTCTGCAGACCGATCACCGGCCTTCCCAACCACCAAGTGTCAGACCTCCCCAGGGTCTTCGAAGCGGTGAATGAAGCATTTAAATAGATCAGCAGCTGCTCTAGACCATGACCCTTCTCGTCCCAACTTCCTCGACAACGCATTTCCAGCTCCTGAAAATTCTTGATTTTTGCAAGCTTTTTTTCAACCCAAAGCACCCCTCGCAGCTCACAGAACAAtgcagctcgccgtcgtcgtcgctttCCTGGTGCCTGTGTCCCTGGCGGCAGCGCCCTGGAGCCTCTCGGGCACCTGCTCCACCGGCAACACTTGTGAGATCGACACCACGCACACCAGCCCGAAGGTTGCCTGCGGAGAGTGGGTCGGGAAGTTCTCCGGCCCCGGCATCAACGGGAGAACATACTGCACGCCCGTGGGAAGCAAGTGCTCATATAGCTGGACCTGCTAGACGTATGTCGTCTCCACGAGAAATGGGAGGTGAGAGTCACGCTGCGAAACGGGAACAGCACGGAGCTCATCGGATCTTTAAGCTTACCTTCTGATTCAAGGTCAATTTCAGCAGGAGTAGAATGGGGAATTCAATGTGTCAGCACGAAAGTTTTGAACTTGCCTGTAAGGACAGCTTGGGGTGCGGATTATAGTTCACAGCGATATTTACTTGCGACTTGTGCCGTTTCCGAGGCCTTGGGGTAGTACTCATTCTCGCCTCACTTGACCGGGGTTGTAACCGAGTCGGTCAATCACGGCCGCGGGATCACGGCCGGGCCGGGCTTCCTCGTGCCGGAAATGTAAATGAATCCGGGGCCGACGGGCTGTACCAATAAGAGAACACAGACTGTCAGTAAAAGCGGGCCAGCGACCGATGAGGCCAAATAGCACAACTCATGTTGAAGCGTTCGCCTACCCATCGGTCACACCCACACATGACGACAGTCACTTGTCGTGGTAAACCGAGACATGCTTCAGATGCCTGGACGAAACAATGGCTCATGAGTACACATGTTGCAATTGGAAGCTCTCATCAGTTTGTCCGCGTCCGTGTTGATGAAGAATGTTTACTCGCGAGGCTGTGTCattttcccccc
This genomic interval from Colletotrichum higginsianum IMI 349063 chromosome 9, whole genome shotgun sequence contains the following:
- a CDS encoding Carboxylic ester hydrolase, which produces MRVRNTVIDALGVVVLSSSLVAATPIRAVSWVIGQPVQTTSGLVQGHAASTASQVSEYLGIPYAQPPVGNLRFQPPAKFTGSSTINGSTFGHQCMQPTVNASIPDGFANLGVPTSAVSVLGVLADPGSQSEDCLTLNVWTKPQVGEEKKAVMVWIHGGAFMLGKYSLLPMGMLILQTGLEANPIWLVGSSRVPATNGQFITDQSDVILVSLNYRLNVFGFPGNPASAPNLGLLDVRMAVQWVRENIDKFGGDVNRITLFGQSAGGSLVDYYSYAFASDPIANGFIAMSGTANGFGIFTNQSVNAKWFSITAAVGCGDAQTELMTVNNCMLLKTPAEIVNGIAASGTGAPGGTFFAPVVDDTLVFADYSGRASANGGYIVGNDDNEAGLFKLAAPTFNETAWAGLNLVSFECPAARRATRAAAAGHPTWRYRYFGNFPNMVLSTTPSSGAWHTSELPVLFDTTPQSPVASTPQETDTGFYFRGAWAAFAKNPNAGLLQFNGNETWAPYQVDGGNVNRLAFENQTRTSLGPAAAFDANCAAVGVPVAG
- a CDS encoding Mch2p, which translates into the protein MPEQTDNTQLEAFTSSQDGNEDGYMAQSLPRADEGMPAWKFLLGAFVVEAVLWVSYGVFQDYYSKHPDFRNDSNIAVIGTVATSIYYLGGPVALPLVARFQAWQRHMIVVGWLGCVASLIAASFTTTVPGLIATQGVLYGLAFMLLNYPVLRMLNEWFVRRRGFAFGIMSAGAGCSGVGLPFLMDLLLSRYGYQTTLRAMGAAQFVVVLPVIPLLKGRLPVSKQAALRRIDFGFFRNPLFYCFALANLLEALGYYIPSLYLPTYATALGLSGTMGALLLAANNLAVIVGQLALGYVSDRVNNVLILVFASSFAAGVASFAIWGYASSLAPLMTFSLVFGLATGGFPCLWPKFGSILADDPGPVYGFMAFGKGVGNILTGPISAPLMAGAVGSGYGLGRFEPLILYLGSIMLCSSLGIMGWPLFRHHDKR
- a CDS encoding Alcohol dehydrogenase yields the protein MQLAVVVAFLVPVSLAAAPWSLSGTCSTGNTCEIDTTHTSPKVACGEWVGKFSGPGINGRTYCTPVGSKCSYSWTC